The Shewanella sp. KX20019 genome window below encodes:
- the torS gene encoding TMAO reductase system sensor histidine kinase/response regulator TorS: MYLTPSSRPRLSLSRKSLIGRLMLAFSLLALLLLLLVTLGSLSLHWVQQADKYLYDKALPASEAARQLVLSSNALAENAKLLGQSEQESQRQLVGRKLSINSASMLNSIGVLKALNVNFDLSLEQSAADIILDVSHLGEQVGQRILAAYQLQLRGKALVDAANESTELLMAELAIVDSGILSKISLAYPQAVGVEQTSMLLDTLIEQDIDIQERLNRAVKIVHDIALMGQVFQSLELDSGIFKTLAKNDSQLAQLGVSTSGLNDPASDAGVRYFAALTSLSNIIRDPVRSKSFASQVGILQKLPQSILLQKQHTQLNQVQELQLQALTDKLDALNGAVDAAMRFQRIEADKARVDYLNQLTWSKLGLLLTGFLMLLVIAVVVYKVIYQGIALKLNAATRAMAQLSLGNTDVTIDTAGDDELAAMASAIKAFKQKTEHNLKLQAELRDTAAELFEHKQALEATVEARTLELAEANVQLDKEAKGHVLARDMAEQANQAKSLFLATMSHEIRTPLNGLLGTLTLLGHSDLPPAQRQMLALSQYSGTLLQTVLNDILDFSRLEQSKLANEPRAVDLAELLDEVAAIMLAGAGLAGLTLVANYQNLPKWVYIDGPKLRQVLFNLLGNAIKFTPQGTVELCVAVEQDALTFKVQDSGVGIDARAMKKLFKAYSNEPSKGRDRGTGLGLAISKQLVELMSSSADAAKELWVTSQVNQGSSFGFSLPLIECAGPDVAQQQQAVRVSVKRVLVIEDNKINAMVAQGFLSHLGHHSVLATSCAAARLAYTKSSASEFDAVMLDIQLGDGSGLELLEELQQINRLVGHSLQVAAFTAQLQAEDMENYHAKGFDQVLMKPLDMQALTVWLGRAKELDDGNVNNAASVVLTPEIAPVAESALEDDVMADNGLALLDDSQLTQDMTYLGKEAVVELFTLYRESSQVHLDTLATAPQDFERILHALKGSSASMGLTQLAAACRDIEQLHVSVIEYQQGQHHALFELWQRSLDALSLWLDEQG, encoded by the coding sequence TTGTATCTGACTCCATCATCGCGACCCAGATTATCTTTATCAAGAAAGAGCCTAATAGGTCGCTTGATGCTGGCATTTAGTCTATTGGCACTGCTATTACTGCTGCTAGTGACGTTGGGAAGCTTAAGTCTACACTGGGTACAGCAAGCTGATAAATACCTTTATGACAAAGCATTACCAGCATCAGAGGCTGCACGTCAGCTAGTACTATCAAGTAATGCTCTGGCCGAAAATGCCAAGCTACTAGGGCAATCTGAACAGGAATCTCAACGGCAACTCGTCGGCCGTAAGCTATCCATTAATAGCGCGTCAATGCTTAACTCTATCGGCGTGTTAAAAGCCTTGAATGTCAATTTTGACTTAAGCCTTGAACAGAGTGCAGCTGATATTATTCTCGATGTGTCGCATCTTGGTGAGCAAGTGGGGCAGCGAATTTTGGCGGCTTACCAACTGCAGCTCCGAGGGAAAGCGCTGGTGGATGCGGCAAACGAAAGCACTGAGTTGTTAATGGCTGAGCTGGCTATTGTCGACTCAGGCATTTTATCCAAAATTAGTTTGGCCTATCCCCAAGCCGTGGGAGTCGAGCAAACCTCAATGTTGCTCGATACCTTAATTGAGCAAGATATTGATATTCAAGAGCGCCTCAATCGTGCTGTTAAAATTGTGCATGACATTGCGTTGATGGGGCAAGTGTTCCAGTCGCTAGAGTTAGATAGTGGCATTTTTAAAACTTTGGCCAAAAACGATAGCCAATTGGCTCAGCTTGGCGTTTCAACTTCAGGTTTGAATGATCCAGCATCAGATGCAGGCGTGCGCTATTTTGCCGCCTTGACCAGTCTTTCAAACATTATCCGTGATCCAGTGAGATCAAAGTCTTTTGCAAGCCAGGTCGGTATTTTACAAAAATTGCCGCAGAGTATTTTGCTGCAAAAACAACATACTCAACTTAATCAGGTACAAGAGTTACAACTGCAAGCCCTCACCGATAAGCTAGATGCACTAAATGGTGCGGTCGATGCCGCAATGCGGTTCCAGCGCATAGAAGCTGATAAGGCGAGAGTCGATTATCTGAATCAGTTAACTTGGTCTAAGTTGGGGCTTTTGCTGACAGGTTTTTTGATGCTACTGGTCATAGCCGTTGTGGTTTATAAGGTGATATACCAAGGCATAGCGCTTAAATTGAATGCTGCCACTAGGGCGATGGCGCAGCTGAGTCTGGGCAATACTGATGTGACCATAGATACCGCCGGTGATGATGAGCTAGCGGCAATGGCCAGCGCCATTAAGGCCTTTAAGCAGAAGACAGAACATAACCTTAAACTACAGGCCGAGCTTCGCGATACTGCAGCAGAGTTGTTTGAGCATAAACAGGCGTTGGAAGCGACAGTTGAGGCGCGTACATTAGAGCTGGCTGAGGCTAATGTTCAGCTTGATAAAGAAGCAAAAGGCCATGTACTCGCCCGCGATATGGCAGAGCAAGCTAACCAAGCCAAATCACTGTTTTTAGCCACCATGAGTCATGAGATCAGAACGCCACTAAACGGCTTGCTCGGCACGTTAACTTTACTTGGCCACTCGGATCTACCGCCAGCACAACGGCAGATGTTGGCACTATCACAATACAGTGGCACGCTGTTGCAAACTGTACTCAATGACATTTTAGATTTCTCCCGCCTTGAGCAGAGTAAGTTGGCTAATGAGCCTCGGGCGGTGGATCTTGCCGAGTTACTCGATGAAGTAGCGGCCATCATGTTAGCAGGCGCAGGCTTAGCTGGATTGACCTTGGTGGCGAACTACCAAAACTTGCCAAAGTGGGTCTATATTGATGGTCCTAAATTACGCCAGGTACTGTTTAATTTGCTCGGTAATGCCATTAAGTTTACCCCTCAAGGAACCGTTGAGTTGTGTGTCGCCGTTGAACAAGATGCACTGACCTTTAAAGTGCAAGATAGCGGTGTAGGTATTGATGCTAGAGCAATGAAGAAGCTATTTAAAGCCTACAGTAACGAGCCCAGTAAAGGCCGCGACCGTGGCACTGGGCTTGGGCTGGCAATTAGTAAACAGCTGGTCGAATTGATGAGCTCCAGCGCTGATGCAGCAAAGGAATTATGGGTAACTAGCCAAGTTAATCAAGGCAGCAGTTTTGGTTTTTCACTGCCGCTTATTGAATGCGCAGGGCCAGATGTGGCGCAGCAACAACAAGCTGTGCGCGTGAGTGTCAAGCGAGTATTAGTGATAGAAGACAACAAGATAAATGCGATGGTGGCGCAAGGGTTTTTATCGCATCTTGGCCATCATTCCGTGCTCGCAACCAGTTGTGCGGCCGCAAGGCTAGCCTACACCAAGTCTAGCGCGAGTGAGTTCGATGCGGTGATGCTTGATATTCAACTTGGTGATGGTTCTGGCCTCGAACTGCTCGAGGAGTTACAACAGATCAATAGACTGGTAGGGCACTCGTTGCAGGTAGCGGCGTTTACTGCACAGCTGCAGGCTGAGGATATGGAAAACTATCACGCTAAAGGCTTTGATCAAGTATTGATGAAGCCGCTGGATATGCAGGCATTAACTGTTTGGCTTGGACGAGCTAAAGAGCTTGATGATGGGAATGTTAATAATGCAGCCTCCGTTGTGCTTACCCCCGAAATAGCACCGGTAGCAGAGTCAGCATTGGAAGATGACGTTATGGCAGATAATGGCTTAGCACTATTAGATGACAGCCAGCTAACACAAGATATGACTTATCTCGGTAAAGAAGCTGTGGTTGAGCTGTTCACTTTGTATCGCGAGTCCAGCCAAGTGCATTTGGATACATTGGCGACAGCACCGCAAGATTTTGAGCGCATATTACATGCGCTAAAGGGTAGTAGTGCCAGCATGGGGTTAACGCAGCTGGCGGCAGCATGTCGTGATATCGAGCAGTTGCACGTGTCTGTTATTGAATACCAACAGGGCCAACATCATGCGCTGTTCGAGCTGTGGCAGCGTTCATTAGATGCATTGTCCTTATGGCTAGATGAACAAGGATAG
- the torT gene encoding TMAO reductase system periplasmic protein TorT — MAKPLQRWTKLFLTLLLASPLANAAITVPSWSLEQRQPFDNKIQQSTPVQYPPLTQAKKDWRICVLMPHLKDSYWTGINYGLVQQALKLNLHLELFEAGSYYGLDKQLSQLDNCMKHDFDAILLGGVRPDLLDFYKAPIDKPIIALVNRLDHKIVTTRVGVNWYQMGFQAGEYIRQQTDVPTQVALLAGPDKQGGSGLVEQGLRAALADSQVTISAVRHADNNRNLYRDELEALLDSQTPQYILGSAVAIEAAVAILRQRQLEDKVKLVSSYLSPAILRGIYRDRVEFSNDDLVVVQGMLAIDVAVRELQGARPFGDIGPKIQSQIIGKINKEVLKTSLAPADYYPIYRVNPED; from the coding sequence ATGGCAAAACCATTGCAACGATGGACAAAACTGTTTTTGACTCTATTACTAGCCAGTCCATTGGCAAATGCAGCCATAACCGTGCCCTCTTGGTCACTTGAGCAAAGACAGCCTTTCGATAACAAGATCCAACAAAGTACTCCGGTGCAATACCCTCCGCTGACGCAGGCTAAAAAAGACTGGCGTATTTGCGTGTTAATGCCTCACCTAAAAGACAGTTACTGGACCGGCATAAACTATGGCCTTGTGCAGCAAGCTTTAAAATTAAACCTGCATTTAGAACTATTTGAAGCGGGCAGCTATTACGGTCTAGATAAACAATTAAGCCAGCTCGACAACTGCATGAAGCACGACTTTGATGCCATATTGCTCGGGGGCGTTCGCCCAGACCTGCTTGATTTTTATAAAGCCCCTATCGATAAGCCTATTATTGCTCTGGTCAATCGCCTCGATCATAAGATTGTCACGACCAGGGTGGGGGTTAACTGGTATCAAATGGGGTTTCAGGCAGGGGAGTATATTCGCCAACAAACGGATGTGCCAACACAGGTTGCGCTACTGGCGGGCCCCGACAAACAAGGTGGCAGTGGCTTAGTAGAACAGGGCCTGAGAGCTGCATTAGCTGACAGCCAAGTCACTATATCGGCAGTGCGCCACGCAGACAATAACCGCAATTTATATCGTGATGAGTTAGAAGCCTTATTGGATAGCCAAACGCCGCAATACATTCTTGGCAGCGCAGTAGCCATTGAGGCTGCAGTGGCCATATTAAGGCAGCGTCAGCTTGAGGATAAGGTAAAGCTTGTTAGCAGTTACCTCTCCCCCGCCATACTCAGAGGGATCTATCGTGACCGAGTTGAATTTAGTAACGACGATTTAGTTGTCGTACAAGGTATGCTTGCCATTGATGTTGCAGTAAGAGAGTTACAAGGCGCTAGGCCTTTTGGTGATATAGGCCCTAAAATACAGAGCCAAATTATCGGAAAAATTAATAAAGAGGTGTTAA
- a CDS encoding VOC family protein, which yields MHKSRLAALVLDSKVDNIEQANLFWEQALGAQCVRSDEEWSTRYSHLETPIDQPQILIQKTTHESRVHLDIETDDIDSEVKRLTQIGAIVVETFARWVVMQAPTGHRFCVVNPQRKDFNTAENVNTWK from the coding sequence ATGCATAAAAGTAGATTAGCCGCACTGGTTTTAGACAGCAAAGTGGATAACATAGAGCAAGCAAACCTCTTTTGGGAGCAGGCTTTGGGTGCGCAATGCGTGCGCTCAGATGAAGAGTGGTCTACTCGCTATTCACATCTTGAAACTCCAATTGACCAGCCGCAGATCTTGATTCAGAAAACAACCCACGAGAGTCGAGTTCATCTCGATATTGAAACTGACGACATCGACTCCGAGGTTAAACGTTTAACGCAAATTGGCGCGATAGTGGTAGAAACATTTGCCCGCTGGGTTGTTATGCAAGCGCCAACAGGCCATCGATTTTGCGTGGTCAACCCACAAAGAAAGGACTTTAACACTGCCGAAAATGTCAATACTTGGAAATAG
- a CDS encoding VOC family protein: MDNPSTLLIVQNLQQSKSFYLEILGLTLVSETDSCLKLLAGSHSILMFQGTLPALEYQHGYNASSTLIFSVDNLDDKIVELKSHSVEFIHQSPNQNDWGRYAAFKDPSGIVHELFEIFS, from the coding sequence ATGGACAATCCATCAACCTTACTCATAGTGCAAAACCTGCAACAATCGAAATCGTTTTATCTTGAGATACTTGGGCTTACTCTAGTCTCTGAAACCGATAGCTGCCTCAAGCTATTAGCTGGAAGCCACAGCATACTGATGTTTCAAGGTACATTGCCCGCACTTGAGTACCAGCATGGTTACAACGCTAGCTCTACATTAATTTTTAGCGTCGATAATCTTGATGACAAAATTGTCGAGCTAAAAAGTCACAGCGTTGAGTTTATTCATCAGTCACCTAATCAAAATGATTGGGGCCGCTATGCCGCCTTTAAAGACCCATCAGGCATCGTTCATGAGCTGTTTGAGATTTTCAGCTAA